The uncultured Fretibacterium sp. genome includes the window TTCCCCAGGAGATGACCAGGGGCATCGTGCTCACGAGCAGCGAGAGCAGCGTCCTGACGAATGCGGCGACGGTGTCCGAAAACGTCTGCCTCCCGGCTCGCTCGACGGCCAGTTTCAGTGCCCATTCTCCCAGCTTCGCGTCCTTGGGCATGTCGTCTCCGGCGCGCTGTTTTCCCGCCTTGCCCGAAAAGGTGTCCGGTATCGACGAGAGCGGCCAGATCCGAGGCATGATGAGGGCCAGGATGAAGGTGACGGCGTAGACCGAGAACAGGATCTGGAGGTACTTGTGGGGCAGCTTGACGAAGTCGGCCATGACGTAAATGTACGCCACGCTGATGACCGAGAAGGTGCTGGCGATGATGGCTGCCTCGCGGTCGGAATAGTAACCCTGATCGTGGACTTTCGTGGTGATGACCACCCCGACGGAACTGCTGCCGACCCATGAGGCCAGACAGTCGATCGCGGCCCGGCCCGGCAGCTTGAAAAGCGGGCCCATGATCGGCCGGGCGAAGGTGCCGACGTACTCCATCAGGCCGTAGTCCGTGAGGAGCGGGACGAACGCCGCGAGCACCGAGAAGACGATCAGCAGGGCGGGAGCCAGAACCAGGCCGGGCGTGCCTCCGTTGTCCATGTTCCAGACGACCTCGGGCCCAATCTTATAGAGGATGATGACGTAAAGGACGGCCCCCAGCAGGCGCGAACCCAGCCAGAAGGGCGAGACGCAGAACAGCCCCCTCAAAAACGGGCTCCTCGTGACGAAGCGGGGTTTCGTGAGGACGGCAAAAAGGCTCACGGCCGCGCTGAGAACGACCGCGATCATCGCGACCATCGGGAGGTAGGGCTTCAGGGCCCCGCCCTTCCCCCAATCAATCAGGAGTCCGAGGGCCGTGTTGAGGGTCCCCTTGTCCGGTATGGGCATGAGAAAGGCCAAAGCGCC containing:
- a CDS encoding nucleoside recognition domain-containing protein — its product is MWNDERKTYTAGQILKFVIPSLAGALAFLMPIPDKGTLNTALGLLIDWGKGGALKPYLPMVAMIAVVLSAAVSLFAVLTKPRFVTRSPFLRGLFCVSPFWLGSRLLGAVLYVIILYKIGPEVVWNMDNGGTPGLVLAPALLIVFSVLAAFVPLLTDYGLMEYVGTFARPIMGPLFKLPGRAAIDCLASWVGSSSVGVVITTKVHDQGYYSDREAAIIASTFSVISVAYIYVMADFVKLPHKYLQILFSVYAVTFILALIMPRIWPLSSIPDTFSGKAGKQRAGDDMPKDAKLGEWALKLAVERAGRQTFSDTVAAFVRTLLSLLVSTMPLVISWGTLVLLVANNTPVFQFLARPFTWMLELMRIPEAGEVGVAFILSYADQFLAAVVGSTVHTDAARFMCAGISATGLIYMTEVGVLILNSSIPLGPGKLTCIYVIRAVLTVFLLSPFAWYFCM